In the Osmia bicornis bicornis chromosome 6, iOsmBic2.1, whole genome shotgun sequence genome, ATTGCGAGTTTCCTTAAAAAAGGGAAGGAAATATCGTTCAAGTTGGTGAAAGATCAACTGGTGACCCGTTTCATTCGATAGGGTACCACAGATTATCCCCAATTTCGTGATTCAAAGTATCCACCGTGAGTTCGAGGTTCTTTAGAGTGGCAGTCATCTCGAGGGACGCTCTTCTCTCACAGGGGCAAAGATACCCGTGAAATTCGTACGATACATGATTCTTTATTACTAATATGCTCCCGTACAAAGAATACTCAGCCAGCACATACAACAGCACTCAACCAAGGTACATATTAAACCAGCGAACACAACGTCACCGAAAGAAAAATGAGAGAGATAGCAAGGAAGTTTGTcgagaaaagagagaaaataaatggaGGCTGTGAGAGGAGCGTTATCAAAGATTCTAATTCTCTTCTTCGAACGATCTCCCGTCGAAAGTGATTCCGTTTCTTTCGTTTCATTCTTGATTTGGCTTTACTTTAACGATTCAGGGTATCGGGTCTACGAGATGATCCACGCGACTGTTACAAGTCGTGACTCTTTTTTTTCGCTGCATTAATTGCATCGAGGAAAGAGTTATAATTTCTAACAGTTCGCGTGGACCAACTTGTATATAAGAGAAAAAAGTTTGTCGCGATGATGACGTTTTCTAAAACTCGTCGCGTTTTCCTTTGCAGTTGATTTTCAGTGGCGAGTACACGAAGGCGATGAACAAGGACTGGCACAGCGGCCACTTCTGTTGCTGGCAGTGCGACGAGTCTTTGACCGGGCAACGCTACGTGCTCAGGGACGAGCATCCTTACTGCATCAAGTGCTACGAGAACGTGTTCGCGAATGGCTGCGAGGAGTGCAACAAAATCATCGGTATCGACTCGAAGGTACGTATCAAATCTTCCCTTCCGTCATCGATTTTCAAATGATCAGATGATAATCGGTGTCGCTATTCGTCCTGGAGGATTAATAAATTCTAACGCTAATCGATGGCTTCTTTGGAATAATTGGTTAAAAGTCGTTTATAATCACGGGGACGAGATGGCGATACTCGAAGACGAGCATGGGCGTTGACTTACTCATTCCTAGAAATAGAAACGATGATGCAGGTACCTGCTATCTGCTTCGAGAGAACTTATTTCCGTTTCACGCCGCGGTTCTCGCCATTTGTTACTCCTCCTACAGTTGAAACGCGAACCATAGATTCCCACGAATTCCCTGAACAACACCGGTCACGCTCCTGATTTTTCCACGAGTTTTTTCGTTTCGTGACAAATCGGTGTCTGCACGAGACGGGACGATTTATTCTATcttcttcgttttttttttcttacacCGCAAACGAAAGATCCAAGGATTCCACGTGCCTTCTCCATCGAATGACACATCCGCGCCACTTAAAGGTCGACGAGTTCGCGATTATAATCGATCCTGAAATGGAAAGCCGCGCGATTTCAATACGATTGCTCGTCTAACGAATTCGACCAAGCGTTTCAGTCCTTCGCGGTATCAGAAAACTTTTCAATAAATCCTGTTAAAAGCCTgcgttttaaaattattttcctcgCCTCAAGTGGAAGCAATTAATTCCTAATGTTCGAGACGTTTATGAGACAATTCGAATGTCCTTTTCCAGGATTTGTCGTACAAGGATAAGCATTGGCACGAGGCCTGCTTCCTCTGCAACAGGTGCAGAGTGTCCTTGGTGGACAAACAGTTCGGTAGCAAGGTGGACAAGATCTACTGCGGCAACTGCTACGACGCCCAATTCGCCAGCCGTTGCGATGGGTGCGGCGAGATCTTCCGTGCCGGTACGTAATTCGTagctttattttaattttttaattaacatcaAATAGGAAAATTATATTGGATTACAATGTCCAAAATTATCCCGACACTCATCTCTGAACCACCTGTTTTCGATCCACAAGCGCTGATTCACGATCTCGAATAGAAATTATACACACTTCGCGGTACGAAGTTTCTTATCCAAGCAACCGAGTCAAGGCCTTTACCTCTACTCACGGTCGAATTTAAGCAAGGAACCTCTTGAACTCCTACGCTTTTTCAGAAAGATCTTTGAAACTTCTTAAAGAGTCAACGACCTTCGATAAAAGACGAGCCTTTCCTCTGCCCGTTGCCACGTGGAAAAGTTTATAAAAGGAACTCTCGGAAGTTTGAGAGATCAGAAAGGCGAGAAAGTGGGTCGAAAAAGGTTGCCGTGCAATTATGTCTGGTCGACCTTTTTCGCGACTGCGAACTCCTGAACGACTTGTCGCCTCGTAGCCTTCGACAATCGCAGACGGCGTGGTGAAACACAACACGACCTATATTGCCAGGTGATTCATGCTCGCCTCTGAGACTGTGCTTCGGGCGATTACAAGCAAATCATGCTAATTAACACCCTATACTCTATTTGTTCTCTGCtaaagaaattgaaagttGATCCGTCGAATCGTCGAAAGACGATCTGGAAAGTTTAAACAGTTTCGAATACTAGGATAAAGTTGACATTCGTAAAGTATCTgctaataattacaattaccgCTCGTAATAGAAGAAAAAGTCCGTTCGAGGGCAGCTACTGGCGCGGGAAAAGGAACTTGTAAAACGAGACCGTAATTCGGTCAAGTACACTGGTTAAAATAAAGCGATATCACGGTAAAAATCGAGGAACGAAACGAAAGATAGAAGCTATACGAAGACTTATGATCGATTTAACGAGGAAATTTCGTGTCTCTGATGATTTCGAGTTAGATGGGTCGCGTGGGAGTCTCGTTAAGTCTTTGTTGAAACGaatagcgagaggatcacccgtGAAAATGACTCGGTGCCAGCTCGTGTCCGTATACGGATCGACCTTTCGAACCTCTATCAACTTGTGGAATCTAACTTGATGCATTGCGGTCGAACGTCGTGGAAAGAACGATTCGCTACACACCTGATAGATTGATTTAATCCTCCTGTAATTCCAAGCACGATTAACTCTTCATTCCAGAATAATGCGATAAGCTATTGAAACGATAAACGTTATccaatgttttattaaaaaattaaatgcgATTAAATCCTTTGTGCATCATATTCAAGCTTAGCAATCGTTTATCACGAAACGTGTCAAGATTCTCTTTTTAAACAAGACGTGAATCATAAACGATTAGCCTTCCGTCGAGCGAAACAGATTCACGCTGTGTTTTCCACATTTCCGAACCGCAACAATGAACGATCTTATCGAAAAGAAACCACGAACATTTGCAAATTTCAAACCTACTAAAAGTATGTGCCTCCGTGCTAATTATGAATACGGATTAGTCGAAGTGTTCGTAGAAATCTTTTAGCAACTGCGTTTTAAACGACAAGTTAAATACAATACTCGTTTGAAGCAATTTTTCTGCTTTACGGTATATATTGTACCGTGTCTGACTATGCGTCGATATTTCTACTGCGGCCGCCCGCCTGAAAATATTCGCGAGTCTCCCAATCAATTCTTGTCACTCTTGTCGTAGGGGGTTAATTTTCAACTAAATGCAGCTACGATTCcacatgaaaataaataaagaagcAGCAGTTTCTTCaaaatgatttgaaaaaaaaaaaaaaagaaaaaaggaaaaagaagcaAATTGTCGGACAAAGATATATGAACTGAAGCAAACGGGACGCGTAAACATAAATACCCGCGATGCGAGTCTGGGTCTGTTGGAGCGGAAAGGCGAACTTATCAGCTTTAGTTGAAGACACGTTGCGCGTGCTCGTTCTGTGTACCGGTGACTCCAGCGAGCGTGCTGCCTTTGGAAGGCTTCAGTGGCTCGCAGAACTCCGGGCCAATCGCACGATCGACCGATTTCTTTCGTCCATCGTCTCGTATTGTAATTCGATTAAACTCTCGTTTTCGATTAAacaacaaatttaaaaaaacaaaatttaatagatCATACCGGGCACTTTTTTTCATCTGAATGGAGATACTCGATCTCTCAGTCGTCTTTCAAATTCTTAGCCTCGTTTCGAACGTAAACTTTGCTCGTTAAGCAACGCGTGTCGTCGCGAATAGAGAAATTTCAGTGTTCttgaagaattgaaaaatggCAGCGGACACGTTGAGCGAACGATTGTCTAGCAAACTTCATTTGCAAACGAAGACAGTGGGTGAAGAGAGGATAAGAAGAGCGAAGGAAAAGGACGAGGATGTGGCGATATTCAGCATGTTCCCCATGGAGGGTGATCCTAAGTTCAGATGCTGTCTCGGCAAGGATTGTCTCCTAGGAGACCCGAAGAAAGCGGATCCAGGTGATTTTCtgttttcaattgaaaatatcGACAGGTGAATGGTTAAGGATTGCCTTCCATAGTGTTGCATCGACAGAACGAGTAGATTATTCATAATCAGTTAATAGGAAGATGCACTGACGTTAATGGCATAGGTTGGCAGGATAAATAGTTGGATTTATTAACGACGATGCATAATGGTCTCGAGCCCAAGGAGAAACAGCCTCGAGCCACGTGCTTATATTTTccgtttaaaataaaagattgcTTCATCTCGAACTCTGTTTATACGCTTCCAAATAAGAAGCCGCatatataattagaatttcgaaaataagataaataaaatgagaaaGTTCTTTGGAAGATTAGTACCTGTAGGAAAATTTCGCAATGTAGAATATAGAAATTCGATTTGATTTTGACGAATTGCACGGGAATTGAATGGAAACGCGGTGTCCGAGATTCAGGCTCGGTTTCATGGACGTTGCAAAAGCAGCTGGTGGACGCGGGGGCGGCGGATAAGGTTCCGTTCTCAAAGTTTTCCTAAGGTCGACATCGGCACGCGGATCGTGGGTCGCAACCGGCTCGCGGTATAAGCTATCCGATCGAACGCGGACAACCGGCAAACTTGTGAaagataaaagaaagagagagggaaTCCGAAGGGAACCGCGACCTTATGTGGAAACACGAGCACGGCCACGCACTCGATTCTCCATCGTGCCACCGTGATTCCACTAACGAACCcgttaattagaaaataaccAATCCAATAGGAAATCATCGATAACGAGGTTTGCTTAAAATTCCTAATCAATTTTGCTAGATTCAATCATTCGTGATCCTTCACCCATTTACGAGGCATCatagaaaatttctatttctctcGTCTTAGTTGGTTTCTACGCGCGAAGAGATGTTGTTTCTTGCTAGTTTGCAGATAATTCGCaatgcaaatttttcaaacgaaacGAGACCCGAACGCGTGTGACAATATTTGCCGTCGGTGTTCGTCGCAAAACAGCCTGGAATCCGCTGCCATATGATTAAATGATGTCATTTGTCATTTATTTCGATAAATACGTGACCAAAAAGCTTTGCAAAGCTGATTCATCCTCGTTTGAAATTATAAACGAACGCTATTTTGGAAAAGCTACTTTAACCCGGTATTAAACGTGCAATGAAACGTGTTAAAGGTGGATTGAAAGATCAACAGTGCCGATTATCTAACCGAGAAAATGGAGTAATTCAGCATGGTTGAAAAATCATGTAGTCAGATAAGATGGCCTATTAATAGGAATGATGTCATATGCACGAATGGACATTGGTGCATTAATATCAATCGATGCAAATAGACAAATTATCATCTTATCGCGGAACGATCTCTCGCGCGATAGAGAATGCGTCTATTTCTTCTGCAATTCTAAAGAACTCTAAGGAAACAAGGAAATCTATTTTATACTACTTTTATGCGACGAAACAATGTCTGACTTTCTACGTGTCGAAACTTGAATGCAAAGGGCCGGTCGAAATTCAATCACGGGCGCAAACttttatgtaacatttaaATGCAGTTATGCAACGAACGGATGACTTAAAAACGGACCGGATGCGCGTGCCGCgttgttacatattatatttttcagttGCACAACAAGGCCCGTTCCAATTCTTTGTCGCTGTTGCTGCAACAAAAGTTGCCTCGTGCGTTTTCTTCGCGAAATTCTCCTGGTACGTAACTGTTCTGCTCGTTGGcgaatttatatttagaattGACGCGCTCGAGGATCGCAGCTTCCGACGGATTAGCAAAGATCCGAACGATTCGACGCGTCGTAAAATTCGAAACGATCGGGTTAACGATTCCGCTGTTCCCACTTTGACGAGATCTTCGACCCTCCGCGTTCACGCCCACTATTCGCCGAATCCTCGATACTTAATCTGCTCTGATTTTCCGGCTAACTTTGAATCATTTTCCTCTGCTTGCATCACCTCGTCCGAATGCACACGCGTTCCGATGATAATTCGACCATTAACCAAGCAAACAAAGTTGCAAGACATCGTAAAGGGAAGCAAAGACCTCGGGGAGGCGAGTGAAAAGGTCAATAGCAATTACGGGAGAACGAAATTATTCCTTATAAGCAGCGGACAAGAGTTTCAATGGCATTACTCGCCTAATAAATCGAATGGAAGGCGCGATTTTGCACGGCCGATCAGGCTTCTCGAGCGAGCACGAGCGGGTAACGCGAGATTACCACATCGTCGGCCTTGGACCATCAGACTTTATACATATACGGAGCTATTGCTCGGACAAAGTGATGTCACGAGCCTTCTTCTGACTCATATCGGACCACGAAGAGGAAATTAACCTACGAAAAACCAGGGATCCCTTCTTTCGTCTCGTTGGGCCGCCCGCATACCTGTCGCCACCCTTTCATCTTCGCAGATATTCTGATACCATTAAAGTGGCGTAAAAAGGTCAGCAACTGACAAGCATCTGGGCCCGTCGAAAGGTGTCCGAATCGCGTAGTCCATGACGATGTTATTTAATTGATCGTGGGTCCTATTAGATCATCTTTCGGAATAGCGAGTTGCCTCGAGCGCCTCGAACAGGAAAACATTACTTTCGCGAAAATGCAAAACATTCTAAATGGATAGGAAATTAAATAGCCATCGGTGCACTCGATTTCCTGAATATCAGGCTCGACTTTTCAGTCGAACGTAGAAGATTCGAAAAGTGGATGCACGACCACGCACGGATCGTTTCGTGACCATAAACACGAGCTTCGTGACTAATCTCGGGGCTGGTCCGTTTCCTTATGCAAAACGAAACACCATAGACACTAAGCCGTGGGACTTTGAAATTGGATCCACAATGGGCATCCTCGCGAGGCCGGCAATTTCGTTGATCGGTGAATTACACGTTGCGATCGAGCGAACGAAACCGATGGATCGCTtattgttcttcttcttttcacgGCCAGGAGAAACGATTCGATGAAGAAGAACCGGGTCGATCGGATACGCGAGACGAAGATTTCGCGTGTTTTTATTCTGCTGACACTTTGCTTTTCCTTTATGGGACAATTAACTTCGTCGATACTTGAAGTTTCacaaaagaagaatattttatgCTCAAATAAAGGAACAAATGGATCGAACCGTTTTATGTAGGTCATTGACGACCGTGACTAGAAAGTCCTGCGGGAGAAACTTGAAAACCGCATTGCGGAAGATGACACCTATCTTAACCAACTTATCTCTCGGTTTTATGAGACTTTTTGCACCTGCCACGAAACTTTCTAACGTTGCCCCGAACGATCGCTTTTCAAAGATTCTTGGAGGAAATATGAAAAGGGGATTTTTCGCGGGAAGCTTGTATATTGTGGAGCGAGGAAACGATCTGCCGGGAAATTCTTCCTTCGGGAATTGGTAGAACAAAGCGGATAAGCGAGTGTGTACACGCGAGCCAGGGCGCCGCACGCGATTCGAGTCTAGACGTTAAAACACAGTGCGTTTTGCAACCCTCCGTGCAAACTCGCTCGCACCCTTGCGAATCTTACGATATTCCACCCTTCCGACCCTCCGTTGTGTAATTACTGTATGAATAATGAAACGCGCTTTCGTCGTTCCGTCCGCGAGGGTTGATTTCAATATTCATTCGCTGCCGGCGtaataatcgaaaatatcgaacTGATTGTTCTTTACGGTTTCAGGTACCAAGAAGATGGAGTACAAGACCAGGCAGTGGCACGAGAAATGCTTCTGCTGCGTTGTCTGCAAGAACCCGATCGGAACGAAGAGCTTCATCCCGCGCGAGCAGGAAATCTACTGTGCCGGATGTTACGAGGACAAGTTTGCCACCCGATGCGTCAAGTGCAACAAGGTGACgtatcgtttttctttttctaggAAAAGATAGTTGTGCATCGGTTGCGATCACGGAGGTTGGACTGATAACGGAGGACTTATCGTTTCACAGATTATTACTAGCGGTGGTGTGACATACAAGAACGAGCCGTGGCACAGAGATTGCTTCACCTGCAGCAACTGCAACAATTCCCTGGCTGGCCAGCGATTCACGTCTCGCGACGACAAGCCTTATTGTGCTGACTGCTTTGGAGAACTGTTCGCCAAGAGATGCACCGCCTGCTCCAAACCAATTACTGGTACGTGTTCCTCGATTCCTTTGATGAATAAAAACCTAAATACCACAACCCTTTAGGTTTCAAAAATCTTAGCTTGCGGGAAGATTCCTTCGATGAATAGAAAACCCTTCCTATACCCTAAATACCACAACCCTTTAGATTTCAAAAATCTTAGCTTGCGTGAAggataaaattttcaaaagaaagaTATGTAAATGAGAAGCGTTCTCTTTCGTTTCACAGGTATCGGTGGCACTCGTTTCATCTCTTTCGAGGACAGACATTGGCATAACGACTGCTTCATCTGCGCGGGTTGCAAGACCTCGTTGGTCGGACATGGTTTCATCACCGACGGCGAAGACATTATCTGCCCCGATTGCGCGAAAATGAAGCTGATGTAAGGAGCTGAGAGATCGATCAAGCGAAGAGGAACGAGCAtgaagaaagaggaaggatATAGAATACCCTCTTTGCTAGGATTGCTCTCGAAATCGAGAGCAATTAAAGGACTCCGCTTCGAGAAActatagaaatgaaaaaaaaaaacgattgTATCGATTTGAATCTAAATAATATGAGGATAAAAATTACCGTGTTTCTCTTTCATTATATTCTCGATAAATATACAGTTTGTTAAGGATCGTGTCTCGTACACTGGAAGCTTATTTAGCATTGTATAATTTCAACacgataataaattaaataataaataatggaCGAAACGCTTCTACTTAAAATCTAAAAACGAATcagaaattttctaattcgACTAGAACCTGCCATGTGATTCCCTttgtgaaaattgaaaataaaaataaaacaaagagaAATAAAGTGAACTATTTATATACGAACATTCATACGGTAGGTCCTAGTGTGTTTTTAGTAACTAAACTAATGTATCGTTTGCATAGAAATTATACGCTGTTAAATAACTTTCAACGAAATTCTGTATAGGTGTATAGTCCGGAAACACGGTAATTTTGTTGAAAACATGGAAGATCCTGCTCGACGATCTCTTCGCAAATAACAGCGCTGTATTCACCGAGTTTTCTCGAAGCAGGGAACGCGAGCAGACACGGGGTATTTTCTAGCTTCGTAGTGTTTAGAGGACGTAGTCATTTTTCTCGTTTCGATGTCTCAGTTAACgttgaaaaaaagaagtaatcGTTAAACGGGGACGAAACGGGAAGAACACGCCTTCATCGAAAATCAAATCGccttaatttgtaattaaccGTCGTCGGGCTGTTACACCGTGTTAATTAGAAGAGACGAAGCTACGTACTGTcgttattgttttttttttctttcgctttGTACAATGGTAGAGAAACGCGCGACGACGATGAAAGAATTCGCGCGAACAAATAAACGGATAAAAGATGGatcctatatatatatatatatcctTATGGAACTAAATTTGATATACATACgataatgttatttttatttaacttaaACTCACACACACACGCGCGCGAGTGAATAGTCATACTTACACTAAACCGACACACGTACCAATGTACacatctttctttttctctccctttcCTTACGGCAACGAATAAATTAACCCCGTACGATACCTTAAAATTTATCACAGCTTAAGAGAATTAAATTGTCGGGGCTTAATTACTGGCGCAGAACGCGTTAAACAATTAATGAACTCCGATGTTATAAAGCAAGGGGTTGAAACGTAGAGTTCGAGTGCACTGTTGAGTGAATCGTTCctctttaaaaatttgtctacAGACACCCAACAGGTGTCTTTGAAAACCAAGAACCTATCAAACGTGCATTCGAACTGAAAAATACGCGTTACTCGCATGTGCGACATTGAGAATCGAGTTTCAATCCCTATCAATCGTTTTCTTGAATTTTCCTCGATTTTTAAAACCATCAGTCAGACTCACTTACACAGGAACATACACGAACACATACGCCAGAGTGTGCAAACACGCACACGCGGACGAAACACTAATTGTGGCCTTATCCGCACGAGTACGTAGGAGGAAAAGCAAACGCAAAGTTACGAAAACAATTATCGTTACTGTGGTACATGACAGAGATTTATTCGTGGTCTAAAAAAGGAGGTGAACACGGGCGTGCAAGGAAATAAAAACGAGCGAAGAAATAACGATATATCGTACCTCTttataagaataaaaaagagTAAAAAATATCGCATCGAACGAAAATGAGAATCAACGTGACACGAccaataataaattacacgtgctatataaatatatataatatatgttCTTACCGATCACTCACATACTAATCGCCTTAATTAGTAAACGATAAAAGAGCAGAGATTATTCTATATTCAGCGTACCGTATACACTGTTATACtgtaaaattgataaataaataaatgtaattatttacgaagagttttattaatgttattaaaacAATTCAATGCTCCAGACACCCTTGCCCGCGGCCCAAGTAgaagccggcaccgggtgcgacccccgGTGTCGGCCACATGCTAGGCACCCGAGATAGGCACCAATGTGCCAGGCGTAATATGAAGGGCTCCGGAGTAATATAAGGTCCCAGAGCCCTCCTTTAGCGCCAGTGTccgtcgccgtggggttttagtcagtaggaatccgACACTCCCCCGCCGCCCTCCCCCAGAGGACggtggggggtcttatgcaagatttccccacgttaaaaaaaaaaaagtcctTTATATCTCTGCTTTCCTTATATtcctacatcccttacatctctgtattccttacatccctgcatcccttacgtccctgcattccttacatccctgcatcccttacatccctgcatcccttttGTAAGCATCTAATTatagcgccatctggtttcgaaaaaaggaactaaagcttgccgaaattttggccctctagcgggaaaaatgtgaactaaaatctcgacgtcgaatcagcgccatctggtttcgaaAAACGGAACTAAAGCttgccgaaattttggccctctagcgggaaaaatgtgaactaaaatttcgacgtcggatcagcgccatctggtttcggaaaaaggaactaaagcttgccgaaattttggccctctagcggcaaaaatgcgaactaaattttcgatgttgaatcagcgccctctggtggcaaaaaaaggaattaaatttggcaaaaatttaaattaaaaattatgtttcacgagacattacttacctttacttacctttacttacctttactcgaatcAGTGGCCATAAGTATATTAtctataatatattattatatttataatatatttattataagggttgaaaggaTACAAGAGATGCAGGGAGAACTCAGGagtgtaagggatacagagatataaagggtacagagatgtaagggatacaaagatataaagggtacagagatgtaagggatacaaagatataaagggtacagagatgtaagggacgCAATGTAAGGGAGGCTGCAACAATGATGCAGTtttggggtgttagggaccccgagGCACTCTACATACGGACCTGATACCAtcttggggtgttagggaccccgaaATACCTTACATACCGAGCTGATACCATCTTGGGGTGTTAAGAACCCCTAAGTACTCTGTATACCGATCTGATACCAtcttggggtgttagggaccccgaagcacacTACATACCGACCTGttatcatcttggggtgttagggacccctcTGCACTCTGCATACCGATATTATGGTATCCGGGGTGTCGAGGACCCCGATGCATTGTTGGCGCTCACTGTATACCGACCTTGCATCTtcttggggtgtcaggaaCCCCAGCGACTTTTGCCGCGCACCGACAAAATATTATCCTGGGGTTTCAGGGACCCCGGTGAATCTCTGCACACCGACAGAATACCGTCTTGGGGTGTCTGAGACCCCGGCAACTCTACGTaacaacaaaatattttcttggggtgtcaggaaCCCCTGTGAATCTCTACGCGCCGACAaaatatcatcttggggtgtcaagAACCCCGACGACTTTCTGCGCGCCGCCAAAATATCTCCtaggggtgtcagggaccccagCGGTAACTTTCGCTGCTTTCCGTCAGGTGGCGCCAGTGTTCCCTAGGTTcgaaaaattcatcgataaattatcgagtTGTTTCAGctgtttttgtatagatgCCGCGGGGGTGGAATTTCGAAAATACATCAATGTTTAGCCTGTTGCATTGCGAAATCTTTCACCTCTTTAGCAATCTGTAATCATTAATTTTGCCGCTTACCACTGGATGGTGTCAATGGTACTGTTTTCGAAGAGCGCggtttaatataatgatcaatAAATCGAAAAGAtgattcaattataaattagCGGTAACTTACG is a window encoding:
- the LOC114871640 gene encoding four and a half LIM domains protein 2 isoform X7, which encodes MGAKRDGSSYAVCAFGNEDFLSYNRKNCTSCKCPREAHDVCHEEWVSVRSRLGLKGEESSSPSVFDPRAKGLAWAPPGLPAHKVDEYFSMLPEISVPRLGTPGERYRDRQLAIQLPKQDLARAYCRHLNPKHASSADDFMAARNEIALDIGSVQEVLERDVDCGACHTPIKYGSLAVSASKLGLLYHPTCFRCSECKELLVDLAYCVHDDTLFCERHYAEQLKPRCAACDELIFSGEYTKAMNKDWHSGHFCCWQCDESLTGQRYVLRDEHPYCIKCYENVFANGCEECNKIIGIDSKDLSYKDKHWHEACFLCNRCRVSLVDKQFGSKVDKIYCGNCYDAQFASRCDGCGEIFRAGTKKMEYKTRQWHEKCFCCVVCKNPIGTKSFIPREQEIYCAGCYEDKFATRCVKCNKIITSGGVTYKNEPWHRDCFTCSNCNNSLAGQRFTSRDDKPYCADCFGELFAKRCTACSKPITGIGGTRFISFEDRHWHNDCFICAGCKTSLVGHGFITDGEDIICPDCAKMKLM
- the LOC114871640 gene encoding four and a half LIM domains protein 2 isoform X10, whose translation is MAADTLSERLSSKLHLQTKTVGEERIRRAKEKDEDVAIFSMFPMEGDPKFRCCLGKDCLLGDPKKADPGTKKMEYKTRQWHEKCFCCVVCKNPIGTKSFIPREQEIYCAGCYEDKFATRCVKCNKIITSGGVTYKNEPWHRDCFTCSNCNNSLAGQRFTSRDDKPYCADCFGELFAKRCTACSKPITGIGGTRFISFEDRHWHNDCFICAGCKTSLVGHGFITDGEDIICPDCAKMKLM
- the LOC114871640 gene encoding four and a half LIM domains protein 2 isoform X9, with amino-acid sequence MNKDWHSGHFCCWQCDESLTGQRYVLRDEHPYCIKCYENVFANGCEECNKIIGIDSKDLSYKDKHWHEACFLCNRCRVSLVDKQFGSKVDKIYCGNCYDAQFASRCDGCGEIFRAGTKKMEYKTRQWHEKCFCCVVCKNPIGTKSFIPREQEIYCAGCYEDKFATRCVKCNKIITSGGVTYKNEPWHRDCFTCSNCNNSLAGQRFTSRDDKPYCADCFGELFAKRCTACSKPITGIGGTRFISFEDRHWHNDCFICAGCKTSLVGHGFITDGEDIICPDCAKMKLM
- the LOC114871640 gene encoding four and a half LIM domains protein 2 isoform X6, with product MNGVQRMPVDAFDARGVLITDVEEGQPCLQCGETCSGFSPHTWRKNCTSCKCPREAHDVCHEEWVSVRSRLGLKGEESSSPSVFDPRAKGLAWAPPGLPAHKVDEYFSMLPEISVPRLGTPGERYRDRQLAIQLPKQDLARAYCRHLNPKHASSADDFMAARNEIALDIGSVQEVLERDVDCGACHTPIKYGSLAVSASKLGLLYHPTCFRCSECKELLVDLAYCVHDDTLFCERHYAEQLKPRCAACDELIFSGEYTKAMNKDWHSGHFCCWQCDESLTGQRYVLRDEHPYCIKCYENVFANGCEECNKIIGIDSKDLSYKDKHWHEACFLCNRCRVSLVDKQFGSKVDKIYCGNCYDAQFASRCDGCGEIFRAGTKKMEYKTRQWHEKCFCCVVCKNPIGTKSFIPREQEIYCAGCYEDKFATRCVKCNKIITSGGVTYKNEPWHRDCFTCSNCNNSLAGQRFTSRDDKPYCADCFGELFAKRCTACSKPITGIGGTRFISFEDRHWHNDCFICAGCKTSLVGHGFITDGEDIICPDCAKMKLM
- the LOC114871640 gene encoding four and a half LIM domains protein 2 isoform X8; translation: MADVDSVVYTTTERKVRKVKKTTKRRESHDQNAEVTITEVDSTQNNHHAIEDGEYTKAMNKDWHSGHFCCWQCDESLTGQRYVLRDEHPYCIKCYENVFANGCEECNKIIGIDSKDLSYKDKHWHEACFLCNRCRVSLVDKQFGSKVDKIYCGNCYDAQFASRCDGCGEIFRAGTKKMEYKTRQWHEKCFCCVVCKNPIGTKSFIPREQEIYCAGCYEDKFATRCVKCNKIITSGGVTYKNEPWHRDCFTCSNCNNSLAGQRFTSRDDKPYCADCFGELFAKRCTACSKPITGIGGTRFISFEDRHWHNDCFICAGCKTSLVGHGFITDGEDIICPDCAKMKLM